From one Agrobacterium fabrum str. C58 genomic stretch:
- a CDS encoding ABC transporter permease: MAAKTSRLSRFANLEFVLGAFLTTVICLAVVFSDVLFPGGADKIDLMARLAKPFANAAHPLGTDPLGRDVLARVVAGGKISLLVGFTSVIGAVIFGVAVGLVAGYYRGFWDMLVMRFADIQLAMPFILLAITFIAIVGGSLTNTIILLIISQWVQYARLVRGSVLTLREREFILSARAIGVKDWRIILQHLLPNLIGPVIVLMTLNVANNILLESSLTFLGLGVDPTIPSWGGMLADGRTYLQTAWWVSVFPGLAILLTVLGLNLLGDWLRDSLDPTGRTSR, from the coding sequence ATGGCTGCCAAAACCTCGCGCCTGTCGCGCTTCGCCAATCTGGAATTCGTCCTCGGCGCGTTCCTCACGACAGTCATCTGCCTTGCCGTCGTCTTTTCCGACGTGCTGTTTCCCGGAGGGGCAGACAAGATCGACCTGATGGCCCGCCTTGCCAAGCCCTTTGCCAACGCCGCCCATCCGCTCGGCACCGATCCGCTCGGGCGCGACGTGCTGGCCCGCGTCGTCGCCGGCGGCAAGATTTCACTGCTGGTCGGTTTCACCTCGGTCATCGGCGCGGTCATCTTCGGCGTCGCTGTTGGCCTTGTCGCCGGTTATTATCGCGGCTTCTGGGATATGTTGGTCATGCGTTTTGCCGATATCCAGCTCGCCATGCCCTTCATTCTGCTCGCCATCACCTTCATCGCCATCGTCGGCGGCAGCCTCACCAACACCATCATCCTGCTGATCATCTCGCAATGGGTGCAATATGCCCGCCTCGTGCGCGGTTCGGTGCTGACCCTGCGCGAACGGGAATTCATTCTCTCCGCCCGCGCCATCGGCGTGAAGGACTGGCGTATCATCCTCCAGCACCTGCTGCCGAACCTCATCGGCCCGGTCATCGTGCTGATGACGCTCAATGTCGCCAACAACATCCTCTTGGAAAGCAGCCTGACCTTCCTCGGCCTCGGCGTTGATCCGACCATTCCGAGCTGGGGCGGCATGCTGGCGGATGGCCGCACTTATCTGCAAACGGCATGGTGGGTCAGCGTCTTCCCCGGCCTTGCCATTCTGCTCACCGTGCTTGGCCTCAACCTTCTCGGCGACTGGCTGCGCGACAGCCTTGACCCAACAGGCAGAACCTCGAGGTAA
- a CDS encoding ABC transporter permease: protein MAGFLIKRLLQAIFVVIAITLLVSFAIRLTGDPAVTMFQGGGSMTEDDLARIRAALGTDRPFFVQYFSFLKGLVTLDFGRSFTGSTPVSRLIADALPATLLLAFISMAVSIALSIPLGIKAATSRGKTADQVIRIFSLIGLSFPNFWLATMLVLLFSITLGWLPPSGMGGFASYIMPSVTMGVILTATNVRLVRTAMLDTLRSQYVMVARAKGLSESKVLYKHALRNCAIPLITYFGLQFGGLLGGIVVIERVFNWPGLGTLAFDAVGARDYPVLQAVITVLSLMIVGINLLVDIAYGLVDPRIRTE, encoded by the coding sequence GTGGCCGGTTTCCTCATCAAGCGATTGCTGCAGGCGATTTTTGTCGTCATTGCCATCACCCTTCTCGTGTCTTTCGCCATCCGCCTCACCGGCGATCCGGCTGTCACCATGTTCCAGGGCGGCGGCAGCATGACGGAAGACGATCTGGCGCGCATCCGTGCAGCGCTTGGAACCGACCGGCCGTTCTTCGTACAATATTTCAGCTTCCTGAAGGGCCTCGTGACACTGGATTTCGGCCGCAGCTTTACCGGCAGCACGCCGGTCTCGCGTCTCATCGCCGATGCCCTGCCCGCCACGCTGCTGCTCGCCTTCATCTCCATGGCGGTGTCGATTGCGCTTTCCATTCCGCTCGGCATCAAGGCCGCGACCTCGCGCGGCAAGACGGCCGATCAGGTGATCCGTATCTTCTCGCTCATCGGCCTGTCCTTCCCGAATTTCTGGCTGGCCACCATGCTGGTGCTGCTGTTTTCCATCACGCTCGGCTGGCTGCCGCCCAGCGGCATGGGCGGCTTTGCAAGCTACATCATGCCCTCCGTCACCATGGGCGTTATTCTGACGGCGACCAATGTCCGCCTCGTTCGCACCGCCATGCTCGATACGCTACGCTCGCAATATGTCATGGTGGCGCGCGCCAAGGGCCTCAGCGAAAGCAAGGTTCTCTACAAACATGCGCTGCGCAATTGCGCCATTCCGCTCATCACCTATTTCGGCCTGCAATTTGGCGGGCTTCTCGGCGGCATCGTCGTCATCGAGCGCGTCTTCAACTGGCCGGGTCTCGGCACGCTGGCTTTCGATGCGGTCGGCGCGCGTGACTATCCCGTGCTTCAGGCCGTCATCACCGTGCTGTCGCTGATGATCGTCGGCATCAACCTTCTGGTCGATATCGCCTACGGGCTGGTCGATCCGCGCATTCGCACGGAGTAA
- a CDS encoding ABC transporter substrate-binding protein, whose product MRVIKKGMTTTFVALAMAATAFTAAPAFAAGKMTISSPQDPGSWDPIDTFLVQWAAVATNIFDGLTYRGPDLKLAPGLAESWEELDEGKRIRFKLRQNVKFHNGEPFNAAAVKFTFERLLGEQGAKGPQRSNYVAIESVDVIDDYTVDMKLKAPDPVLLTKLAGYGGMIVPPAYIKEKGEDNFNLNPVGTGAFKFVSYAPKNNIKLEANPDYWGGAPKLSELEYRFIAEPSTAVAELQAGRVDLVIPPTIPIGMIPVIEGDSKLQIVSVPGPTVDALRFNTRDGITADPKVRKAIIMAVDRGTIVKSILAGQASEIASFQSALSFGYDPELKPLPYDPDGAKKLLAEAGVKPGAALQIDIRGNDATMNEVAQVISSYLSMVGITATIKPYETNVLLNDIIPQGKTGAMFQQKWGGWTFDYDNTAYSMYHSGEKWNPYDKDEKLDKLLESQRPLTDRAEREKILKELGSYTAERALEIPLYNTNAIYGINKRVKGFVAPPDNRLKLTDVTVE is encoded by the coding sequence ATGAGAGTAATCAAGAAGGGGATGACGACAACGTTCGTCGCGCTTGCCATGGCCGCCACGGCCTTTACCGCCGCACCGGCTTTCGCCGCCGGCAAGATGACCATATCCAGCCCGCAGGATCCTGGCAGCTGGGATCCGATCGATACCTTCCTCGTGCAATGGGCGGCGGTTGCCACCAACATTTTCGACGGCCTGACCTATCGCGGCCCGGACCTGAAGCTGGCACCCGGCCTTGCCGAATCCTGGGAAGAGCTGGATGAAGGCAAGCGCATCCGCTTCAAGCTGCGCCAGAACGTCAAGTTCCACAATGGTGAGCCCTTCAACGCCGCCGCCGTCAAGTTCACCTTCGAGCGCCTTCTCGGCGAACAGGGTGCCAAAGGCCCGCAGCGCTCCAACTACGTCGCCATCGAAAGCGTCGATGTTATCGATGATTACACCGTCGACATGAAGCTGAAGGCGCCCGATCCGGTGCTGCTCACCAAGCTTGCCGGTTATGGCGGCATGATCGTTCCGCCTGCCTATATCAAGGAAAAGGGCGAGGACAATTTCAACCTCAACCCTGTCGGCACCGGCGCATTCAAATTCGTTTCCTATGCACCAAAAAACAACATCAAGCTCGAAGCCAACCCGGATTACTGGGGCGGCGCGCCAAAACTCTCCGAGCTTGAATATCGTTTCATCGCCGAGCCTTCGACCGCCGTTGCCGAACTTCAGGCCGGCCGCGTCGACCTCGTCATTCCGCCCACTATCCCGATCGGCATGATCCCGGTTATCGAAGGCGATTCCAAGCTTCAGATCGTCAGCGTTCCCGGCCCGACGGTCGATGCGCTGCGGTTCAACACGCGTGACGGCATCACCGCCGATCCGAAGGTGCGCAAGGCGATCATCATGGCCGTCGATCGCGGCACCATCGTCAAGTCGATCCTTGCCGGCCAGGCATCGGAGATCGCGAGCTTCCAGAGCGCGCTGTCCTTCGGTTACGACCCGGAACTGAAGCCGCTGCCTTACGACCCTGATGGTGCCAAGAAGCTGCTCGCGGAAGCCGGCGTAAAGCCGGGTGCGGCGTTACAGATCGATATTCGCGGCAATGACGCGACGATGAACGAAGTGGCGCAGGTCATTTCCAGCTATCTGTCCATGGTCGGCATCACCGCCACCATCAAGCCCTATGAGACCAACGTTCTGCTGAACGACATCATCCCGCAGGGCAAGACCGGCGCGATGTTCCAGCAGAAGTGGGGTGGCTGGACCTTCGATTACGACAATACGGCCTATTCCATGTACCACTCGGGTGAAAAGTGGAACCCCTATGACAAGGACGAGAAGCTGGACAAGCTGCTGGAATCGCAGCGTCCGCTGACCGACCGTGCCGAGCGCGAAAAGATCCTCAAGGAACTCGGCAGCTATACCGCCGAACGCGCGCTGGAAATCCCGCTTTACAACACCAATGCCATTTACGGCATCAACAAGCGGGTCAAGGGTTTCGTCGCACCGCCGGATAACCGCCTGAAGCTGACCGACGTCACCGTCGAATAA
- a CDS encoding ABC transporter ATP-binding protein has protein sequence MIAANANALLSVEGLSVEFGDSRVVDDISFRVEPGRTVAVVGESGSGKSVTSLSTMRLADMMGATYPTGKILFEGKDLLKASQKEMRSIRGKEIAMIFQEPMTSLNPVFTIGDQICEVLVLHEKLGKTAAMEQAKQLLDMVRLPDAAELLHRYPHQLSGGMRQRVMIAMALACRPKLLIADEPTTALDVTIQAQILNIMRDLQKKLGMGMVFITHDMGVVAEMADDVVVMWKGKKVEEGPVKDIFANPQHPYTRALLSAVPRLGSMEGEAFPKRLPLTVLQDGQPVVIGEERVQDTAKYDQKPLLSVKDLFVRFDIRKNLFGKATHRLSAVQKVSFDIHAGETLALVGESGSGKSTIGRTIQQLQTAVSGEIAFNGRSYSQMSAAERFRMRQEVQYIFQDPFASLDPRKTVGFSIAEPINTHGLINDQKAVRRRVDELLERVGLSSEHAARYPHEFSGGQRQRVCIARALASDPKLIIADEALSALDVSIQAQIINLFMDLQAERGLAYLFISHDMAVVEKMSHRVAVLYLGQIMELGSRQQVFETPTHDYTRRLLSAVPVADPTIERRIAMIEGEIPNPVRRVGDEPAILAHEEINPGHFIAKSA, from the coding sequence ATGATTGCCGCAAACGCAAACGCCCTCCTGTCCGTCGAAGGCCTGAGCGTCGAGTTTGGAGACAGCCGCGTCGTGGACGATATCTCCTTCCGCGTGGAACCCGGCCGCACCGTCGCGGTCGTTGGCGAATCCGGGTCGGGAAAATCGGTCACGTCGCTCTCCACCATGCGCCTTGCGGATATGATGGGCGCGACCTACCCCACCGGCAAAATCCTGTTTGAAGGCAAGGACTTGCTGAAGGCTTCGCAGAAAGAGATGCGCTCGATCCGCGGCAAGGAGATCGCCATGATCTTCCAGGAGCCGATGACCTCGCTCAACCCCGTCTTCACCATTGGCGACCAGATCTGCGAAGTGCTTGTTCTGCATGAGAAGCTGGGCAAGACGGCTGCGATGGAACAGGCAAAGCAACTGCTCGACATGGTGCGCCTGCCCGATGCGGCGGAGCTTCTGCACCGTTATCCGCACCAGCTTTCCGGCGGCATGCGCCAGCGCGTGATGATAGCCATGGCGCTCGCCTGCCGGCCGAAGCTTTTGATCGCCGACGAACCGACGACGGCGCTCGATGTGACCATTCAGGCGCAGATCCTCAACATCATGCGTGACCTGCAAAAGAAACTCGGCATGGGCATGGTCTTCATCACCCATGATATGGGCGTGGTGGCGGAAATGGCCGATGACGTCGTTGTCATGTGGAAGGGCAAGAAGGTCGAGGAAGGCCCGGTGAAGGATATCTTCGCCAACCCGCAGCACCCTTACACGCGGGCGCTTCTTTCCGCCGTTCCGCGCCTCGGCAGCATGGAGGGCGAAGCGTTTCCAAAGCGGCTGCCGCTCACCGTGTTGCAGGATGGCCAGCCGGTGGTGATCGGTGAAGAGCGCGTGCAGGACACCGCGAAATACGATCAGAAACCGCTTCTGTCGGTGAAGGACCTGTTCGTTCGCTTCGATATTCGCAAGAACCTGTTCGGCAAGGCGACGCACCGCCTGAGCGCGGTGCAGAAGGTCAGTTTCGACATCCATGCCGGCGAAACGCTGGCGCTGGTGGGCGAATCCGGTTCCGGCAAATCCACCATCGGCCGCACCATCCAGCAGCTGCAAACGGCCGTATCAGGCGAAATTGCCTTCAACGGCCGCAGCTATTCGCAGATGTCGGCGGCGGAACGCTTCCGCATGCGCCAGGAAGTGCAATATATCTTCCAGGACCCCTTCGCCTCTCTCGATCCGCGCAAGACGGTCGGCTTTTCCATTGCCGAGCCGATCAACACCCATGGTTTGATCAATGATCAGAAGGCCGTACGCCGGCGCGTGGATGAGTTGCTGGAACGCGTGGGCCTCAGCTCGGAACATGCCGCACGGTATCCGCACGAATTTTCTGGCGGCCAGCGGCAGCGCGTCTGCATTGCCCGTGCGCTTGCCTCCGATCCGAAGCTCATCATTGCAGACGAAGCGCTGTCGGCGCTCGACGTCTCCATTCAGGCCCAGATCATCAATCTGTTCATGGATTTGCAGGCCGAGCGCGGTCTCGCGTACCTGTTCATCAGCCATGACATGGCTGTCGTGGAAAAGATGAGCCATCGCGTCGCCGTGCTTTATCTCGGCCAGATCATGGAACTGGGCAGCCGCCAGCAGGTGTTCGAAACGCCGACGCATGATTATACCCGCCGCCTGCTTTCGGCCGTGCCGGTCGCCGATCCGACCATCGAGCGCCGCATCGCCATGATCGAGGGCGAAATACCCAATCCCGTGCGCCGTGTCGGTGATGAGCCGGCCATTCTCGCCCATGAGGAAATCAATCCGGGCCACTTCATCGCGAAGAGCGCCTGA
- a CDS encoding putative quinol monooxygenase, with product MSGMNNKAGAVRLSGFLRCLSEDDVELVRQHLPDHIRLTRAEPGCISFEVSQTDDPLVWRVEELFTDRPAFDFHQQRTRASAWFKATSAIPRDYEITTLP from the coding sequence ATGTCAGGCATGAACAACAAGGCAGGCGCGGTCAGGTTGAGCGGTTTTCTACGGTGCTTGTCAGAAGATGATGTTGAACTGGTGCGGCAGCATCTTCCCGACCATATTCGCCTGACCAGAGCGGAACCCGGTTGCATTTCTTTCGAGGTGTCCCAGACCGACGATCCGCTGGTCTGGCGGGTGGAGGAGCTTTTTACCGATCGTCCTGCCTTTGATTTTCATCAGCAGCGGACGCGGGCATCTGCCTGGTTTAAGGCGACCTCCGCCATTCCGCGCGACTATGAAATAACGACCTTGCCTTGA
- a CDS encoding bifunctional sugar phosphate isomerase/epimerase/4-hydroxyphenylpyruvate dioxygenase family protein, giving the protein MRTSIATVSISGEFPEKLAAIAKAGFSGVEIFENDFLTYDASPREVKALAADHGLDITLFQPFRDFEGMPEPHRARAFERAERKFDIMGELGTDLMLICSNVSQVSLGGIDRAAADFHELGELAAKHGVRVGYEALAWGRHISDHRDAWEVVRRADHANVGIILDSFHTLSRKIDPNSIRSIPGDKIFIVQLADAPLIDMDLLYWSRHFRNMPGEGDLPVVDFMRAVAATGYSGPLSLEIFNDQFRGGSARLLAEDGHRSLINLMDQVRRLEPDIRIDVPAMPERVETQGVEFVEFSTAPEEKANLEVLLATLGFEKSAQHRNRAVDLYTQGDIRIVINTSDDGDSFAGASYSIHGTNAYAFGLKVDDAQAALARAEALGAPTFAEPRNTGEVAVPAIQGVGNGVIYFLDASPALASIWDKEFVPTQGQKAMSDAGLTRVDHLAQTTHYDEMLTWLLFYTSLFSSRRTPMIDVVDPGGLVRSQAIESVPAANFRLTMNGADNRKTFAGKFLAEGFGSSIQHIAFATDDIFATAKAMQARGFHALPISRNYYDDLEARFGLEPEFSDALREASILYDRDDSGEYFQIYSRTFGEGFFFEVIERRGAYGGYGAMNAPFRIAAQRRLAPPVGMPKE; this is encoded by the coding sequence ATGCGCACATCCATCGCAACCGTGTCGATCAGCGGCGAGTTCCCCGAAAAGCTGGCGGCCATCGCCAAGGCCGGCTTTTCCGGCGTGGAGATTTTCGAGAATGATTTCCTGACCTATGACGCCTCCCCGCGCGAGGTGAAGGCGCTTGCCGCCGATCACGGGCTTGATATCACCCTCTTCCAGCCGTTCCGCGATTTCGAGGGCATGCCGGAACCGCACCGCGCCCGCGCCTTCGAGAGGGCTGAGCGGAAATTCGATATCATGGGCGAACTCGGCACCGATCTGATGCTGATCTGCTCGAATGTCTCTCAGGTCTCGCTCGGCGGCATCGACCGCGCTGCGGCCGATTTCCATGAGCTCGGTGAACTGGCCGCAAAACATGGCGTGCGCGTCGGTTACGAGGCACTGGCCTGGGGCCGCCATATCAGCGATCACCGCGATGCCTGGGAGGTGGTGCGCCGTGCCGATCACGCCAATGTCGGGATCATTCTCGACAGTTTCCACACGCTGTCGCGCAAGATCGACCCCAATTCGATCCGCTCCATTCCGGGCGACAAGATCTTCATCGTGCAGCTGGCCGATGCGCCGCTGATCGACATGGACCTGCTCTACTGGAGCCGCCATTTCCGCAACATGCCGGGTGAAGGCGATCTGCCTGTCGTGGACTTCATGCGCGCCGTGGCCGCGACGGGTTATAGCGGCCCGCTGTCGCTGGAAATCTTCAACGACCAGTTCCGCGGCGGCTCCGCCCGGCTACTTGCCGAAGATGGCCACCGCTCGCTGATCAACCTCATGGACCAGGTGCGGCGGCTCGAACCCGATATCCGCATCGACGTGCCTGCCATGCCGGAACGGGTTGAGACGCAGGGTGTGGAATTTGTCGAGTTCAGCACGGCACCGGAGGAAAAGGCCAATCTGGAGGTGCTGCTTGCCACGCTTGGTTTTGAAAAATCGGCGCAGCACCGCAACCGCGCGGTCGATCTTTATACGCAGGGCGATATCCGTATCGTCATCAATACCAGCGATGACGGCGACAGCTTCGCCGGTGCCTCCTATTCGATCCACGGTACCAATGCCTATGCCTTCGGGCTGAAGGTCGACGATGCCCAGGCGGCGCTGGCGCGGGCCGAAGCGCTCGGCGCGCCGACCTTTGCAGAACCTCGCAACACAGGCGAAGTCGCCGTTCCCGCCATTCAGGGCGTCGGCAATGGCGTCATCTATTTCCTCGATGCTTCACCGGCGCTCGCCTCCATCTGGGACAAGGAATTCGTGCCAACGCAGGGGCAGAAGGCGATGAGCGATGCCGGCCTGACGCGCGTCGATCATCTCGCGCAAACAACGCATTATGATGAAATGCTGACCTGGCTTCTGTTCTACACCTCGCTGTTTTCCTCCCGCCGCACCCCGATGATCGATGTGGTCGATCCCGGCGGGCTGGTGCGCAGTCAGGCGATTGAAAGCGTGCCGGCAGCGAATTTCCGCCTCACCATGAACGGTGCGGACAATCGCAAGACCTTCGCCGGCAAATTTCTGGCGGAGGGTTTCGGCAGCAGCATCCAGCACATCGCTTTTGCCACCGACGATATTTTCGCCACGGCCAAGGCAATGCAGGCGCGCGGTTTTCACGCCCTGCCGATCTCGCGCAATTATTACGACGATCTGGAAGCCCGCTTCGGGCTGGAGCCGGAATTTTCCGATGCCCTGCGAGAAGCAAGCATTCTTTATGACCGGGACGACAGCGGCGAATATTTCCAGATCTACAGCCGCACCTTCGGTGAGGGCTTCTTCTTCGAGGTCATCGAAAGGCGTGGCGCTTACGGCGGTTATGGCGCCATGAACGCCCCCTTCCGCATCGCCGCGCAACGACGCCTTGCGCCGCCGGTCGGCATGCCGAAGGAATAA
- a CDS encoding TetR family transcriptional regulator, producing MTKSATSNATRESRQAKRDPEGVRRDILSVAMDEFSQNGLSGARIDEIAARTRTSKRMIYYYFGDKEGLYKRVLEEAYAQVRGGEGNLELDDLEPIAALEKLCRFTFEHHRRNPAFVRMVMTENIHHGRHIRVSEAIRNVNRPAIEIMRRILKRGQDTGLFRPGLDALELHWQISALSFYNVSNTETFSFNFGDTLFSEAGQEALSAHVAEMLLRYVLKPEHITRIGKKG from the coding sequence ATGACCAAAAGCGCGACTTCGAACGCAACCCGAGAAAGCCGGCAGGCGAAGCGCGATCCGGAAGGAGTTCGCCGCGACATTCTTTCCGTCGCCATGGATGAGTTTTCGCAGAATGGCCTCTCCGGCGCGCGCATCGATGAGATCGCGGCGCGCACGCGCACGTCCAAGCGCATGATCTATTATTATTTCGGCGACAAGGAAGGCCTCTACAAACGCGTCCTGGAGGAGGCCTATGCGCAGGTGCGCGGCGGCGAAGGCAACCTTGAGCTGGATGATCTGGAGCCAATTGCCGCACTGGAAAAGCTCTGTCGGTTCACCTTCGAGCATCACCGTCGCAACCCCGCTTTCGTCCGGATGGTCATGACGGAGAATATTCACCACGGCAGGCACATCAGGGTTTCGGAGGCGATCCGCAACGTCAACCGGCCCGCCATCGAAATCATGCGGCGAATATTGAAGCGCGGGCAGGATACCGGCCTGTTCCGGCCGGGACTGGACGCTCTTGAACTGCATTGGCAGATCAGTGCACTGTCTTTTTACAACGTCTCGAACACCGAAACTTTTTCGTTCAATTTTGGCGATACGCTTTTCAGTGAGGCCGGCCAGGAAGCGCTGTCCGCACATGTGGCGGAGATGTTGCTGCGCTATGTGCTGAAGCCCGAGCATATTACGAGGATCGGGAAAAAAGGTTGA
- the aroQ gene encoding type II 3-dehydroquinate dehydratase has protein sequence MSLFTILNGPNLNLLGQRQPEIYGYETLADVEADCRAIAEAAGHELFFAQSNREYELIDWIHEARGKSAGIVINPGAFTHTSVAILDALNAFEAPVIEVHISNIHKREVFRHHSYVSTRAEGVIAGLGIEGYGVALRHLINLFSRSS, from the coding sequence ATGAGCCTTTTCACAATCCTCAATGGTCCGAACCTCAATTTGCTCGGCCAGCGCCAGCCGGAGATTTACGGCTACGAGACGCTCGCCGATGTCGAGGCCGATTGCCGTGCCATCGCTGAAGCCGCCGGCCACGAGCTGTTTTTTGCCCAGAGCAACCGGGAATATGAGCTGATCGACTGGATCCACGAAGCCCGCGGCAAGTCCGCGGGCATCGTCATCAATCCGGGCGCCTTTACCCATACGTCGGTGGCGATCCTCGATGCGCTGAACGCCTTCGAGGCGCCGGTAATCGAAGTCCATATTTCCAACATCCACAAACGCGAGGTCTTCCGGCACCATTCCTATGTGTCGACCCGTGCCGAAGGCGTGATCGCCGGTCTTGGCATCGAAGGTTATGGGGTGGCGCTACGCCACCTCATCAACCTTTTTTCCCGATCCTCGTAA
- a CDS encoding shikimate dehydrogenase produces the protein MTEKTAYKVGLIGADIQLSKSPALHMREGAAHGLDYSYELVDVTARKLPQSSLPALLDELEARGFAGTNITHPFKQAVIPHLHELSDDARMLGAVNTVVFRDGRRIGHNTDWYGFYESFVRGLPDAKRDRALLVGAGGAGVAVAHAALKLDIIRLDIFDRDFPRAERLADELNARFGEGRAFAVKDPADSLPFADGLIHATPMGMPAHPGMPVAAELIEQKHWVADIVYMPLVTELLATAASKGCRTLPGGGMTVFQAVGAFRLFCGREPDAKRMTAHFTELCMAEGVA, from the coding sequence ATGACAGAAAAAACCGCCTACAAGGTCGGCCTGATAGGCGCCGACATCCAGCTTTCCAAATCGCCCGCGCTGCATATGCGTGAGGGTGCGGCCCATGGCCTCGACTATTCCTACGAGCTTGTGGATGTCACCGCCCGCAAACTGCCGCAGAGTAGCCTTCCCGCTCTTCTCGACGAGCTGGAGGCGCGCGGTTTTGCCGGGACGAACATCACCCATCCTTTCAAGCAGGCCGTTATTCCGCATCTGCACGAACTCTCCGACGACGCCCGCATGTTGGGCGCGGTCAACACCGTTGTCTTCCGGGATGGACGCCGCATCGGCCACAATACCGACTGGTACGGTTTTTACGAAAGCTTCGTGCGCGGCCTGCCGGATGCAAAACGCGACCGGGCACTTCTGGTCGGCGCAGGTGGCGCCGGCGTTGCGGTGGCCCATGCCGCGTTGAAGCTCGATATTATCAGGCTGGATATCTTCGACCGGGATTTTCCAAGAGCCGAACGTCTCGCCGACGAGCTCAATGCCCGTTTTGGTGAAGGCCGCGCCTTCGCGGTGAAGGACCCGGCCGACTCGCTGCCCTTTGCCGATGGCCTGATCCATGCCACGCCGATGGGCATGCCCGCGCATCCCGGCATGCCGGTTGCGGCCGAGCTGATCGAACAAAAGCACTGGGTCGCCGATATCGTCTATATGCCGCTGGTGACCGAGCTTCTGGCGACTGCGGCCAGCAAGGGATGCCGAACCCTGCCCGGCGGCGGCATGACCGTGTTCCAGGCCGTCGGCGCATTTCGCCTCTTTTGCGGCCGCGAGCCGGATGCGAAACGCATGACGGCGCATTTCACAGAACTTTGCATGGCGGAGGGCGTGGCATGA
- a CDS encoding amino acid ABC transporter ATP-binding protein, which yields MSQSSAAQAPLIALEGVGKWYGAFHALKGVNMTVRKGEKIVLCGPSGSGKSTLIRCINHLEEIQEGKITVEGTTLSDSSRAIDAVRREVGMVFQSFNLFPHKTIMENCTLAPMRVKGLSKADAEATARKYLDRVRILNQADKYPAQLSGGQQQRAAIARALCMEPKAMLFDEPTSALDPEMVKEVLDTMIGLARDGMTMICVTHEMGFARQVADRVVFMSEGEIIEEGPPEEFFRDPKHQRTRTFLGEILAHH from the coding sequence ATGTCGCAATCCTCCGCCGCACAGGCTCCGCTGATCGCCCTTGAAGGGGTTGGAAAGTGGTATGGAGCCTTCCATGCGCTTAAAGGCGTCAACATGACGGTTCGCAAAGGCGAAAAGATCGTTCTTTGCGGCCCGTCCGGTTCGGGCAAATCCACCCTCATCCGCTGCATCAACCATCTGGAGGAAATCCAGGAGGGCAAGATCACCGTCGAGGGCACCACGCTGTCGGATTCCAGCCGCGCCATCGATGCGGTTCGCCGCGAAGTGGGCATGGTGTTCCAGAGCTTCAATCTCTTCCCGCACAAGACCATCATGGAAAACTGTACCCTTGCCCCGATGCGGGTGAAGGGTCTCTCCAAGGCCGATGCGGAGGCGACGGCGCGCAAATATCTGGACCGCGTACGCATCCTCAACCAGGCCGACAAATACCCGGCACAGCTTTCCGGCGGCCAGCAGCAGCGTGCGGCCATCGCCCGGGCGCTATGCATGGAACCGAAAGCCATGCTGTTCGACGAGCCGACTTCGGCACTCGACCCGGAAATGGTGAAGGAAGTGCTCGACACCATGATCGGCCTTGCCCGCGACGGCATGACGATGATCTGCGTGACCCATGAAATGGGTTTCGCCCGCCAGGTGGCCGACCGCGTGGTCTTCATGTCGGAAGGCGAGATCATCGAGGAAGGCCCGCCGGAAGAATTCTTCCGCGATCCCAAGCACCAGCGCACGCGCACGTTCCTCGGCGAAATTCTCGCCCACCACTGA